From the Purpureocillium takamizusanense chromosome 6, complete sequence genome, one window contains:
- the CHT4_3 gene encoding Chitinase (EggNog:ENOG503NW3A~CAZy:GH18~COG:G), with the protein MPNPSLRSLPFKFQLPASPFAIVVSTGRSHRVKMRAILTLGAALALLAQTALGGVAGRCIHKTTISVSQSVTVHEAHAVSHPAAPPSQSSGVQRPIDPTKSEGTDEDDPPDYDEANDTVASEPSQVEQETGFTKASKAESTNLGTAPMGNTETSQAAPSATTSGSSSSISHPSKTAKALRNVLYFTNWGIYGANYQPDMLPADRVTHVLYAFAALGEDGTVKTFDSYADVEKHYPDDSWNDKGKNAYGCVKQLYKLKQANRRLKTLISIGGWNASLNGKFANSVATDAQKQKFAETAVKLMGDWGMDGLDVDWEYPTSDTEAKSFVALLQACRKALDDYAEKNAPGYHFLLTVATSAGPDHYRQLDMKGMDQYLDAWHLMAYDYAGSWDKTTGHQANINKSSSNPEATKFSTVQAVDDYIQAGIAPDKIVLGLPLYGRSFANTNGLGESFTGVGGGTLEKGVWLYRDLPRPSAKVEMDDAVGAVWSYDASAKELVSYDDPRSAKMKVDYLKSKGLGGALFWEASGDKNKTDPDNIVSTVATSLGELENSQNQLSYPGSQYDNIKNGMKG; encoded by the exons ATGCCAAACCCTTCCCTGCGTTCCCTTCCCTTCAAGTTTCAGCTTCCAGCCTCGCCCTTTGCCATAGTGGTGTCAACTGGGAGGTCTCACCGAGTCAAGATGCGTGCTATACTGACACTCGGCGCTGctctggcgctgctggctcaGACAGCTTTGGgtggcgtcgctggccgcTGCATACACAAAACGACCATAAGCGTGTCCCAGTCAGTTACTGTCCATGAGGCACACGCCGTGAGTCAccccgctgctcctccttctcaGTCTTCAGGAGTCCAGCGTCCCATCGACCCTACCAAGTCCGAGGGTACGGATGAGGATGATCCTCCCGATTACGACGAAGCCAACGACACGGTTGCCTCTGAGCCTTCGCAGGTTGAACAAGAAACGGGATTCACAAAGGCCTCAAAGGCCGAGAGCACAAATCTCGGCACCGCACCAATGGGAAATACGGAAACCTCGCAGGCTGCGCCCTCTGCGACGACTTCTGGGTCAAGCAGCTCAATCAGCCACCCTTCCAAGACCGCCAAGGCCCTGCGAAACGTCCTCTACTTTACCAACTG GGGCATCTACGGAGCCAACTACCAGCCGGACATGCTGCCGGCGGACCGGGTCACTCACGTCCTATACGCCTTTGCAGCtcttggcgaggacgggacTGT CAAGACTTTCGACTCATACGCCGACGTGGAGAAGCACTATCCAGACGACTCGTGGaacgacaagggcaagaacGCCTACGGATGTGTCAAGCAGCTCTACAAGCTGAAGCAGGCGAATCGCCGTCTCAAGACGCTGATTTCAATTGGCGGCTGGAACGCCTCGCTAAACGGAAAGTTTGCCAACTCTGTTGCCACGGACGCGCAAAAGCAGAAATTCGCCGAGACGGCGGTCAAATTGATGGGCGACTGGGGAAtggacggccttgacgtcgacTGGGAATACCCAACCAGCGATACAGAGGCCAAGAGCTTTGTCGCTCTCCTCCAGGCTTGCCGGAAGGCTTTGGATGATTACGCGGAAAAGAATGCCCCGGGCTATCACTTCCTTCTCACTGTCGCTACATCGGCTGGACCGGATCATTACCGGCAACTGGATATGAAGGGCATGGACCAATACCTTGACGCGTGGCATCTTATGGCCTACGATTACGCCGGGTCCTGGGACAAGACGACAGGTCACCAAGCAAACATCAACAAGAGCTCTAGCAATCCCGAGGCCACCAAGTTCAGCACGGTACAAGCTGTCGACGATTATATCCAGGCTGGCATCGCCCCTGACAAGATTGTCTTGGGCCTGCCGCTGTATGGGCGTTCATTCGCCAATACGAATGGCTTGGGCGAGTCGTTCactggcgtcggcggcgggactTTGGAAAAGGGAGTCTGGCTCTACAGAGACCTGCCCCGGCCGAGCGCCAAGGTAGAGATGGACGATGCTGTGGGTGCTGTCTGGAGCTATGACGCGTCCGCAAAGGAGCTGGTTTCGTATGACGATCCGCGGAGCGCCAAGATGAAGGTGGACTACCTCAAGAGCAAGGGTCTCGGCGGAGCTTTGTTTTGGGAGGCATCGGGGGACAAGAACAAGACTGACCCCGACAACATCGTCAGCACTGTGGCCACGTCCCTAGGTGAGCTAGAAAACTCGCAGAACCAGCTGAGCTATCCAGGCAGCCAATACGACAATATCAAGAACGGCATGAAGGGGTAG
- the CHT4_3 gene encoding Chitinase (EggNog:ENOG503NW3A~CAZy:GH18~COG:G), with amino-acid sequence MRMILPITTKPTTRLPLSLRRLNKKRDSQRPQRPRAQISAPHQWEIRKPRRLRPLRRLLGQAAQSATLPRPPRPCETSSTLPTGASTEPTTSRTCCRRTGSLTSYTPLQLLARTGLCKSHDDCSSQLCLLCSSKTFDSYADVEKHYPDDSWNDKGKNAYGCVKQLYKLKQANRRLKTLISIGGWNASLNGKFANSVATDAQKQKFAETAVKLMGDWGMDGLDVDWEYPTSDTEAKSFVALLQACRKALDDYAEKNAPGYHFLLTVATSAGPDHYRQLDMKGMDQYLDAWHLMAYDYAGSWDKTTGHQANINKSSSNPEATKFSTVQAVDDYIQAGIAPDKIVLGLPLYGRSFANTNGLGESFTGVGGGTLEKGVWLYRDLPRPSAKVEMDDAVGAVWSYDASAKELVSYDDPRSAKMKVDYLKSKGLGGALFWEASGDKNKTDPDNIVSTVATSLGELENSQNQLSYPGSQYDNIKNGMKG; translated from the exons ATGAGGATGATCCTCCCGATTACGACGAAGCCAACGACACGGTTGCCTCTGAGCCTTCGCAGGTTGAACAAGAAACGGGATTCACAAAGGCCTCAAAGGCCGAGAGCACAAATCTCGGCACCGCACCAATGGGAAATACGGAAACCTCGCAGGCTGCGCCCTCTGCGACGACTTCTGGGTCAAGCAGCTCAATCAGCCACCCTTCCAAGACCGCCAAGGCCCTGCGAAACGTCCTCTACTTTACCAACTG GGGCATCTACGGAGCCAACTACCAGCCGGACATGCTGCCGGCGGACCGGGTCACTCACGTCCTATACGCCTTTGCAGCtcttggcgaggacgggacTGTGTAAGTCTCATGACGATTGCTCAAGCCAACTGTGCTTACTCTGTAGTAGCAAGACTTTCGACTCATACGCCGACGTGGAGAAGCACTATCCAGACGACTCGTGGaacgacaagggcaagaacGCCTACGGATGTGTCAAGCAGCTCTACAAGCTGAAGCAGGCGAATCGCCGTCTCAAGACGCTGATTTCAATTGGCGGCTGGAACGCCTCGCTAAACGGAAAGTTTGCCAACTCTGTTGCCACGGACGCGCAAAAGCAGAAATTCGCCGAGACGGCGGTCAAATTGATGGGCGACTGGGGAAtggacggccttgacgtcgacTGGGAATACCCAACCAGCGATACAGAGGCCAAGAGCTTTGTCGCTCTCCTCCAGGCTTGCCGGAAGGCTTTGGATGATTACGCGGAAAAGAATGCCCCGGGCTATCACTTCCTTCTCACTGTCGCTACATCGGCTGGACCGGATCATTACCGGCAACTGGATATGAAGGGCATGGACCAATACCTTGACGCGTGGCATCTTATGGCCTACGATTACGCCGGGTCCTGGGACAAGACGACAGGTCACCAAGCAAACATCAACAAGAGCTCTAGCAATCCCGAGGCCACCAAGTTCAGCACGGTACAAGCTGTCGACGATTATATCCAGGCTGGCATCGCCCCTGACAAGATTGTCTTGGGCCTGCCGCTGTATGGGCGTTCATTCGCCAATACGAATGGCTTGGGCGAGTCGTTCactggcgtcggcggcgggactTTGGAAAAGGGAGTCTGGCTCTACAGAGACCTGCCCCGGCCGAGCGCCAAGGTAGAGATGGACGATGCTGTGGGTGCTGTCTGGAGCTATGACGCGTCCGCAAAGGAGCTGGTTTCGTATGACGATCCGCGGAGCGCCAAGATGAAGGTGGACTACCTCAAGAGCAAGGGTCTCGGCGGAGCTTTGTTTTGGGAGGCATCGGGGGACAAGAACAAGACTGACCCCGACAACATCGTCAGCACTGTGGCCACGTCCCTAGGTGAGCTAGAAAACTCGCAGAACCAGCTGAGCTATCCAGGCAGCCAATACGACAATATCAAGAACGGCATGAAGGGGTAG
- a CDS encoding uncharacterized protein (COG:S~TransMembrane:1 (i12-33o)~EggNog:ENOG503P2XF), translating to MAQRHLHAPCLVRNYCTLVSSLFSLLLPAPLYFQLKHHPNTSITTLTAGTSMSFPSGPESSPAAESMPFDKIGAGSCGVVFRVGDSSKIVKVAKDTGSSALRRDLRVHMATYYQIRRYCVDDVEVPQPIAYFPLGCREHTIFNTWYPRFAAAMEREGFLSAAQFSVAEHISPPPERFLELLIKNLCPKKFQARARRSLLDRDCLVRVFLGKVAHRGEGGQTFPLPDIALHLEELVEIGISVEDVARGMGRTMAVMHWAVRHDGGGVKFVLGGKRVRQDVPGLDHYGSDAEDGTYIGPDVVPFEGVGVCYTHKTWLFLLDFDQAKPMSMDEAGVQQAVGAMEANASYFPRPGGRTEHQCRAWKAFAEAYMVESAEVINKERLESDVSRLPRLFIRALVDMTEDEVSE from the coding sequence ATGGCCCAGCGACATCTCCATGCACCCTGTCTTGTAAGGAACTACTGTACGCTTGTTTCCTCCTTGTTTTCCCTCTTACTTCCCGCTCCGCTCTACTTCCAGCTCAAACATCATCCAAACACGTCGATCACGACGTTGACGGCAGGAACTAGTATGTCTTTCCCTTCAGGACCCGAATCCTCACCGGCCGCAGAATCGATGCCCTTTGACAAGATTGGCgccggcagctgcggcgtGGTCTTTCGCGTTGGCGACAGCTCGAAGATTGTCAAGGTGGCCAAGGACACGGGCTCCTCTGCCCTGCGACGGGACTTGAGAGTCCACATGGCGACATACTACCAGATCAGGCGGTATtgcgtcgacgatgtcgaggtGCCTCAGCCCATTGCATACTTTCCGTTGGGGTGCAGAGAGCATACCATATTCAATACTTGGTATCCTCGGTTTGCAGCCGCCATGGAACGCGAAGGGTTTCTCTCCGCTGCGCAGTTTTCCGTCGCAGAGCACATCTCGCCTCCACCAGAGCGGTTTCTCGAGCTTCTCATCAAGAATCTCTGCCCAAAGAAGTTCCAGGCGAGGGCACGGAGGTCTCTCCTCGACAGGGACTGCCTCGTACGTGTCTTCCTGGGAAAGGTTGCCCACCGCGGTGAAGGCGGCCAGACTTTCCCACTGCCAGACATTGCGCTTCATCTTGAAGAGCTTGTCGAGATTGGGATCAGTGTCGAAGATGTTGCTCGGGGCATGGGCCGCACCATGGCGGTGATGCATTGGGCGGTTCGGCAcgatgggggcggcgtcaagtTTGTTTTGGGCGGCAAGAGGGTGCGTCAAGATGTGCCAGGCTTGGATCACTACGGCTCtgatgccgaggacggcaccTACATCGGCCCTGATGTGGTGCCCTTTGAGGGAGTAGGAGTCTGTTACACTCATAAGACATggctcttcctcctcgactTCGATCAGGCCAAGCCGATGAGTATGGATGAGGCGGGCGTTCAGCAGGCGGTCGGGGCCATGGAAGCGAATGCTTCATATTTTCCCAGGCCGGGCGGGAGGACGGAACACCAGTGCAGGGCATGGAAGGCATTCGCGGAGGCTTACATGGTGGAATCTGCCGAGGTAATCAACAAGGAGAGGCTTGAGAGCGACGTTTCGCGGCTCCCTCGCCTGTTTATCCGCGCTTTGGTCGACATGACGGAGGATGAGGTGTCAGAGTGA
- a CDS encoding Molybdenum cofactor sulfurtransferase (COG:H~EggNog:ENOG503NXCU) has translation MAGHPTSAYNAAVDEFRHREFPMLRGESFPIPPLPKAPSKRCVTVLNKQADSVYLDHAGSTVCAKSLMDSFAAELSSVLYGNPHSASWPSQLSTTRIEDIRLRLLGFFKADPAEYDLVFVANATAGVKLVVEAMRSLPHGYVYAHHQACHTSLVGAREDALHAACLDDDGVQSWIQGQDPFHDVAAESTALFSFSAQSHMNGRRYPLSWAKRLKDQAATGSRQLYTLLDAASLSATSQLDLGAPELAADFIVLSLYKIFGFPDVGALIVRRSAEAVFDHRRYFGGGTVDMVVCVKEQWHARKAQFLHERLEDGTLPFHNIMAVDAAMTVHKKLFGSMDRVSAHTRFLASKLYKGLRSLQHGNGVPVCALYTDCPDALESPPTGPIVSFNLVNSDGGWVSLAEFDKLAILKGMHVRTGGLCSPGSIATSLGLEPWEMRRNLSAGFRCGTDNDIMAGKPTGVIRASLGAMSTISDVEKFLGFMTEFFVEQSAPIPATVSPQRPAKHAAPLRVKAITVYPIKSCAGFNVAVGTRWEVRPEGLAWDREWCLVHRGSGQALNQKRYPKMALLRPYLDFHRGLLRVEHQEPGQKEAYRFVEIPLSAKPDLFDKRSHQTSSRVCGEEISAQSYSSSEINDFFADALGVPCVLARFPAGGRGLSSRTTKARMQKYQRPCKTRQPLPGAFPDIPSPPDSDSEQQQLGRILLANESPMLLVHSSSVVALNQEIERRGGEAVSDATFRPNVVIESLPDQPGEPAYSEDSWDGVRIGDQDFKFLGACRRCHMVCVDQVTAERRQEPFSTLAKTRRFDGKVYFGSHMRHEKAKGHGVASQLPMIMVGDSVSVYDEGFP, from the coding sequence ATGGCCGGCCACCCGACTTCCGCGTATAatgcggccgtggacgagtTTCGCCATCGGGAATTCCCCATGCTACGGGGTGAGTCGTTTCCCATTCCTCCTCTCCCAAAAGCCCCCTCAAAGCGCTGTGTGACCGTGCTCAACAAGCAAGCAGACTCCGTCTACCTCGACCATGCTGGGTCCACGGTATGCGCCAAGTCCTTGATGGACTCGTTTGCTGCCGAACTGTCTTCGGTTTTATACGGCAATCCTCACTCTGCGTCCTGGCCGTCTCAGCTCTCCACCACACGCATTGAGGATATACGGCTGCGGCTCCTCGGCTTCTTCAAGGCTGACCCGGCCGAGTATGACCTCGTCTTTGTCGCCAACGCCACAGCCGGCGTGAAGCTAGTTGTGGAGGCAATGCGCTCGCTGCCGCATGGTTATGTCTACGCGCACCACCAGGCGTGTCACACGAGCTTGGTGGGGGCACGCGAGGACGCACTTCATGCCGCgtgcctcgacgacgatggagtcCAGTCATGGATCCAAGGGCAAGACCCGTTCcatgacgtcgccgccgaatCGACAGCGTTGTTTTCCTTTTCCGCTCAGTCTCATATGAATGGACGACGCTATCCCCTGTCTTGGGCCAAACGTCTCAAGGACCAGGCTGCGACAGGCTCGCGGCAACTATATaccctgctcgacgccgcctcgctgaGTGCAACCTCGCAGCTGGACTTGGGGGCTCCTGAGCTCGCTGCCGACTTTATCGTTCTCAGCCTGTACAAGATATTTGGGTTTCCGGATGTCGGCGCGCTCATCGTGCGACGCTCCGCCGAAGCTGTCTTTGACCACCGTCGgtactttggcggcggcaccgtcgacaTGGTGGTCTGTGTCAAAGAGCAATGGCATGCCCGGAAAGCCCAGTTTCTTCACGAGCGCCTGGAGGATGGGACACTCCCGTTTCATAACATCATGGCGGTCGATGCCGCAATGACGGTGCACAAGAAGCTCTTTGGCTCAATGGACCGAGTGAGCGCGCACACGCGCTTTCTGGCGTCAAAGCTGTACAAGGGACTACGCAGCCTGCAGCACGGAAACGGTGTTCCGGTTTGCGCTTTATATACTGATTGTCCAGATGCGTTGGAGTCACCACCCACGGGACCGATTGTATCATTCAACCTTGTCAATAGTGATGGGGGCTGGGTAAGCCTCGCCGAGTTTGACAAATTGGCCATCCTTAAGGGAATGCACGTCCGGACTGGCGGACTTTGCAGCCCCGGATCGATAGCCACGTCTCTTGGACTCGAGCCATGGGAGATGCGGAGAAACCTTTCTGCAGGATTTCGTTGCGGAACCGATAACGACATCATGGCTGGCAAGCCCACAGGAGTCATCCGGGCCAGTCTTGGCGCTATGAGCACCATATCTGACGTGGAAAAGTTCCTCGGATTCATGACAGAGTTCTTCGTGGAGCAATCTGCGCCAATACCTGCCACCGTGTCGCCACAACGCCCAGCCAAGCATGCGGCTCCCCTACGAGTCAAAGCGATTACAGTCTACCCAATTAAAAGCTGTGCAGGCTTCAATGTTGCCGTGGGCACGCGCTGGGAGGTCAGACCCGAGGGCTTGGCTTGGGATCGTGAGTGGTGTTTGGTACATCGAGGGTCGGGCCAGGCTCTCAATCAGAAGCGGTACCCCAAGATGGCGCTGTTGCGGCCGTATCTGGATTTCCACCGAGGACTTTTGCGCGTCGAGCACCAGGAACCTGGACAGAAAGAAGCGTATCGGTTTGTGGAGATTCCGCTGTCTGCGAAGCCCGACCTGTTCGACAAGAGATCCCACCAAACATCATCACGAGTTTGCGGCGAGGAGATATCAGCCCAATCTTACAGCTCAAGCGAGATCAACGACTTcttcgccgacgccctgggTGTGCCTTGCGTGTTGGCAAGATTTCCAGCGGGAGGCAGGGGCTTGAGTAGTCGGACGACCAAGGCTCGTATGCAGAAGTACCAGCGCCCGTGCAAGACGAGGCAACCCCTGCCTGGTGCGTTCCCTGATATTCCATCACCGCCGGACTCAGActcggagcagcagcagcttgggCGAATTTTGCTGGCCAACGAAAGTCCAATGCTACTTGTGCACAGCTCGAGTGTCGTTGCCTTGAACCAAGAGATTGAGAGGCGCGGTGGTGAAGCAGTCTCAGACGCGACATTTAGGCCAAACGTGGTCATTGAGAGCCTGCCGGATCAACCAGGCGAGCCGGCATATTCGGAAGATTCTTGGGACGGCGTCCGAATTGGCGACCAGGACTTCAAGTTCCTTGGGGCCTGCAGGAGGTGCCACATGGTTTGCGTCGACCAGGTGACGGCAGAGAGGAGGCAGGAGCCCTTCTCAACGCTGGCCAAGACAAGGAGATTCGACGGCAAGGTGTATTTCGGCTCGCACATGCGGCATGAGAAGGCCAAGGGGCATGGGGTCGCAAGTCAGCTGCCGATGATTATGGTCGGAGACTCGGTCTCCGTGTACGATGAGGGATTCCCATAA
- a CDS encoding uncharacterized protein (COG:A~EggNog:ENOG503NVB8): MDSYTSYRDSSARSPNERTWGRDDREDRGDRGDNFYRARSPGNDRRERRRSRSPGPVDRYEPRSRRDDRDRDDRRRIAEPPANIDRYVPGQDASSPAITTNPLADPARLNYQVGFSYFGEWWRMNERIKDEKERARTGRRREPERPRGTREAQEERDREKAKIQAAYDAYKEELQAKMARQFVSEHKKEQWFRERYVTEVKYELRAKLNEMRRGAYSQWEQDLESGTFDNFSLEGLPKSESNGAGGVVEKEEGEATASNEILGVGDLVPASGADIRDENQFQPTLLIKTIAPHVSRHNLEVFCKENLGEEEGGFKWLSLSDPNPSKRYHRIGWVMLHPSSETTIPADRADLKDEDGDEAIKSPQPVSTAEKALDAVNGKTVKDEVRGDFVCHVGVHNPPSNPRKKALWDLFSAPERIEKDLLLVQRLVNKFEEDFGSDFSAVLKVEEKTEELRQSGNLKPVVSAQAPKKVKKSRDMDVAMDDEDGLVEEDEDDGAIDDDETDDEDLLIKKKQLDLLTEYLRRVFNFCFFCVFESDSIHELTRKCPGGHLRRPRSTLSSTAREVARASANGDPFPDKKRSEAGEEGEADAPEGEKKFRNTSTKTEQQLLRAYNWVKTFEDKLTQILDPLSVNLRKLGGRPVDEAVDEECAKFVKQEDEHKWRCKVPECTKLFKEEHFWKKHVEKRHAEWLDAMRNEFELINSYVIDPSHIAPSRTDPNSNGHFPTPNGQSAAGTPRGFNLQNFSVNGVMGMPGFPMPPGGFPPMFAGMQGAGGWNPAGDDRSSGPIRRGGSMGGGRGQFRSGPYDRRGGGRWDGGRNRAGGSRWGDGAGGAAGGPREAVQGRSLKSYEDLDQVSGGGGGELNY, from the exons ATGGACTCGTACACATCGTACCGTGACTCCTCGGCGCGGTCTCCCAACGAACGAACCTGGGGGCGCGACGACCGAGAGGACCGAGGTGACCGAGGCGACAATTTCTACCGCGCCAGATCACCCG GCAACGATCGACGAGAACGTCGACGCTCTCGTTCCCCCGGCCCTGTCGACCGGTACGAGCCCCGATCTCGCCGCGATGATCGCGACAGAGATGATCGGCGTCGCAtcgccgagccgcccgcaAACATCGATCGCTATGTGCCGGGTCAAGACGCGTCGTCTCCTGCCATCACCACAAACCCCTTAGCTGACCCTGCTCGGCTCAACTACCAGGTTGGGTTCTCCTACTTTGGTGAATGGTGGAGGATGAATGAACGAATCAAGGATGAGAAGGAGCGGGCACGGACCGGTCGCAGAAGAGAGCCCGAACGCCCGCGAGGCACGCGCGAGGCGCAGGAAGAGCGCGATAGAGAAAAGGCCAAGATTCAAGCCGCCTACGACGCGTACAAGGAGGAGCTTCAAGCCAAGATGGCTCGGCAATTCGTCTCTGAACACAAGAAGGAGCAGTGGTTCAGAGAGAGATATGTCACCGAGGTCAAATACGAGCTACGAGCCAAGCTCAACGAGATGCGCCGTGGTGCCTACAGCCAATGGGAGCAAGATCTCGAATCCGGCACGTTTGATAACTTttcgctcgagggccttccGAAAAGCGAGAGcaacggcgctggcggtgtcgtcgagaaggaggagggcgaggccaccGCTAGTAACGAGATCCTCGGTGTCGGCGACCTCGTGCCTGCTAGCGGCGCCGATATCCGCGACGAGAACCAGTTCCAACCCACGCTCCTCATCAAGACGATCGCGCCCCACGTCAGCCGCCATAACTTGGAAGTGTTTTGCAAGGAGAAtctgggcgaggaggagggcggaTTCAAATGGCTCTCGCTCTCTGACCCCAATCCCAGCAAACGTTACCACAGAATTGGCTGGGTGATGCTACACCCTTCGTCGGAAACCACAATCCCGGCTGACCGGGCTGATCTCaaagacgaggacggcgacgaagcgatAAAATCGCCCCAGCCGGTGTCTACGGCAGAAAAGGCTCTCGACGCTGTCAACGGGAAGACGGTCAAAGACGAGGTCCGTGGTGACTTTGTCTGCCATGTCGGGGTTCACAACCCCCCTTCGAACCCGAGAAAGAAGGCCCTCTGGGATTTATTCTCGGCGCCCGAACGCATCGAGAAGGATTTGCTGTTGGTCCAGAGGCTGGTCAACAAGTTCGAAGAAGACTTTGGCTCTGACTTCTCGGCTGTCCTCAAGGTTGAGGAGAAGACGGAGGAGCTCCGGCAGTCCGGAAACCTCAAGCCCGTCGTGTCTGCACAGGCTCCCAAAAAGGTCAAAAAGTCGCGGGACATGGACGTGGcgatggacgacgaggatggcctggtcgaggaagacgaggatgacggcgccatcgatgacgacgagacagacgacgaagatctgctcatcaagaagaagcaacTCGATCTCCTGACCGAGTATCTTCGTCGGGTCTTCAacttctgcttcttctgtGTCTTCGAGAGCGATTCCATCCACGAGCTTACGCGGAAATGCCCGGGCGGCCATCTCCGACGACCTCGGAGCACGCTTTCTTCAACGGCGAGGGAGGTGGCAAGAGCCAGTGCCAACGGCGATCCATTCCCTGACAAAAAGCGGTCGGAagccggggaggagggcgaggcagacGCGCCAGAAGGCGAGAAGAAGTTCCGCAACACATCCACCAAGACTGAACAGCAGCTTCTCAGGGCCTACAACTGGGTCAAGACTTTTGAGGACAAGCTTACGCAGATCCTGGATCCGCTGTCTGTCAACCTCCGTAAGCTGGGTGGACGGCCGGTCGATGAGGCCGTTGATGAGGAGTGCGCCAAGTTTGTAAAGCAGGAGGACGAGCATAAGTGGCGATGCAAAGTCCCAGAGTGTACTAAGCTCTTCAAGGAGGAGCACTTCTGGAAGAAGCACGTCGAAAAGAGACACGCAGAATGGCTGGACGCGATGAGGAACGAG TTCGAACTCATTAACTCCTATGTTATTGATCCTTCGCACATTGCTCCCTCGAGGACCGATCCAAACTCCAACGGTCACTTCCCAACACCGAACGGCCAGTCGGCGGCTGGAACCCCCAGAGGATTCAACCTTCAAAACTTCTCCGTCAACGGCGTTATGGGGATGCCGGGCTTCCCGATGCCTCCAGGCGGCTTTCCGCCCATGTTCGCCGGTATGCAGGGGGCGGGAGGCTGGAACCCCGCGGGCGATGATCGATCGAGCGGCCCGATacgtcgaggcggcagcatgGGCGGTGGCCGTGGACAATTTCGCTCCGGCCCGTACGAccggcgcggaggcggtcgtTGGGACGGTGGCCGGAACAGAGCAGGCGGGTCTCGATGGGGAGATGGTGCCGGTGGTGCGGCTGGAGGGCCGCGAGAGGCAGTTCAAGGTCGAAGCCTCAAGAGCTACGAGGATCTCGACCAGGTgtcaggcggcggcggtggcgagctcAACTATTAG